One genomic window of Caldivirga maquilingensis IC-167 includes the following:
- a CDS encoding rhamnulokinase — protein sequence MDSIVILAIDIGASGGKAIAGVLDLKNLKLTIDELYRFPNQMIRVNNHLYWDMLQLWAEVKNSIKAALRKYRGRLASVGIDTWGVDFVLLDDHDELVSLPYAYRDPMTEGLMSEVFSKVPKEVIYSRTGIQFMRINTLYQLYALVKFNSPKLKIAKAMLMIPDLLNYWLSGVKVNEYTNASTTQLLDAKSKRWCLDILEKLNIPTDILQEIVNAGSVLGYLKRDVVEELGEDSRDVNVIAPATHDTASAIAAGPMINEDTGYVSSGTWNLVGVELNEPLINEQAMLSNFTNEGGAFGTITFLRNMQGMWILQEVRRILVDLSGREYSYDELVNLAAEAEEPESFIDVDDSRFLAPINMINEIHGYLKETRQREPGSLGELIRLIITSIALKHRYIFEKATKITGRRLRGINIFGGGSRNSLMNQLTANVMGIPVYAGPEESTSIGNILIQAAGMGIIKSIQELRSIVRDSFNIRVFEPRDEKKYEDLYSIFVTRLNLP from the coding sequence ATGGATTCAATAGTAATATTAGCTATAGATATAGGTGCAAGTGGGGGTAAGGCTATTGCCGGTGTATTGGATTTAAAGAACCTTAAGTTAACTATAGATGAATTATATAGGTTCCCTAACCAAATGATTAGGGTTAATAACCACCTATACTGGGATATGCTTCAACTATGGGCTGAGGTTAAGAATTCAATTAAAGCCGCCTTAAGGAAGTATAGGGGTAGATTAGCCTCAGTGGGTATTGATACTTGGGGTGTTGACTTCGTACTGCTTGATGACCATGATGAGTTAGTGAGCTTACCCTACGCCTACAGGGATCCTATGACTGAAGGATTAATGAGTGAAGTCTTCAGTAAGGTACCTAAGGAAGTCATATATAGTAGGACTGGTATACAGTTCATGCGCATTAACACCCTTTACCAACTCTACGCCCTAGTTAAGTTTAATTCACCTAAACTGAAGATTGCTAAGGCAATGCTCATGATACCTGACTTACTTAATTACTGGTTAAGCGGCGTTAAGGTTAATGAATACACCAATGCATCAACCACTCAATTACTTGATGCCAAGAGTAAAAGGTGGTGTTTAGACATACTGGAGAAACTCAATATACCTACTGACATTCTTCAGGAAATAGTTAATGCTGGATCCGTTTTAGGCTACTTAAAGAGGGACGTTGTGGAGGAGTTGGGTGAGGACAGTAGGGATGTCAACGTGATAGCGCCTGCAACGCATGATACTGCCTCCGCCATTGCGGCTGGGCCAATGATTAATGAGGATACTGGCTACGTGAGTTCAGGGACTTGGAATCTTGTTGGAGTGGAGTTGAATGAACCCTTAATTAATGAACAAGCCATGTTAAGCAACTTCACTAATGAAGGCGGTGCCTTCGGTACAATTACCTTCTTAAGGAATATGCAGGGCATGTGGATACTGCAGGAGGTTAGGAGAATACTAGTGGATTTAAGTGGAAGGGAGTACTCTTACGATGAGTTAGTTAACCTTGCGGCTGAGGCTGAGGAACCTGAATCCTTCATAGATGTTGATGATTCAAGGTTCTTGGCTCCAATTAATATGATTAATGAGATCCACGGTTACCTTAAGGAAACTAGGCAGAGGGAACCAGGGAGCTTAGGTGAATTAATTAGGCTTATTATAACCAGTATAGCCTTGAAGCATAGGTATATATTTGAGAAAGCGACTAAGATAACTGGTAGGAGACTGAGGGGAATCAACATATTTGGTGGTGGCTCTAGGAACAGTCTCATGAATCAATTAACAGCCAATGTAATGGGGATTCCTGTCTACGCGGGACCTGAAGAATCAACATCAATTGGGAACATTCTAATTCAGGCAGCTGGCATGGGCATTATTAAGTCCATTCAGGAACTTAGATCCATAGTTAGGGATTCATTCAATATTAGGGTCTTTGAACCAAGGGATGAGAAGAAGTATGAGGATTTATACTCAATATTCGTGACTAGACTTAACCTACCCTAA
- a CDS encoding winged helix-turn-helix domain-containing protein → MVRRRSRVEIIMEILEYLSEGCSKPTKMSMALNLAYDRLDQMLQQLRGNGLVTYDGDSFCITHKGLELLREYQRFRRLAKSLGIDL, encoded by the coding sequence ATGGTAAGGCGTAGGAGTAGGGTTGAGATTATAATGGAAATCCTGGAGTACTTATCTGAGGGCTGCAGTAAACCTACTAAAATGTCCATGGCATTGAATCTGGCTTACGATAGGCTTGATCAAATGCTTCAACAATTAAGGGGTAATGGATTAGTGACGTATGATGGTGACTCATTCTGCATAACCCATAAGGGGCTTGAACTACTGAGGGAATACCAGAGGTTCAGGAGGCTAGCCAAGTCACTTGGAATAGATCTCTAG
- a CDS encoding aldehyde ferredoxin oxidoreductase family protein yields MSEWYGYIGKILEVDLSSGKTRVRELKEEDADMFIGGIGLAAKIMFDEVDPRVEPLSPDNVLVFMTGPLTGTMVQCSGRYVVAAKSPLTMAWGEAHASGFWGVELKKAGFDGIIIKGRSSNPVYLYIHDGEAEVRDASKYWGLTTVETDLSLKNDLGDKAIRVAAIGPAGEKLVRYAIIASDITPDGPRVAGRTGMGAVMGSKNLKAIVVKGNGQIKVKEPEKLRSNINRLLPYILSYPTTQLYSIYGTAGEVEEFYEYGDMPIKNFTVGKWDGILNISGRAFREKDIVKAHRACWACPIHCWKYVEVNNVKGRGPEYETIASLGSMLMIDDPYYIVKANDLCNKYGIDTISTGGTIAWAIESFEKGLLTKEDTDGLELKWGDKETVLKLIELIGKREGFGKLLGEGCRMASRSIGRGTEKYCMHVKGTEMPMHDPRAFKGMGLQYATSNRGADHLQGLTFRIEQGERVTDLKIYERYDRVSYIGKGRVVATMETWHEVLESLVICKFISIPPLHLAGMYTLVTGRKKTLQDLLTAGKRIFTLKRMFNVINGISRKDDTLPERFLKEPLGEGGAKGQVVELEPMLNEYYNYMGWDENGIPTRETLKELGILPIVERFMNNK; encoded by the coding sequence ATGAGTGAATGGTATGGGTACATAGGGAAGATACTTGAGGTTGATTTAAGCAGTGGTAAAACTAGGGTTAGGGAATTGAAGGAAGAGGATGCTGACATGTTTATAGGAGGCATTGGCCTTGCCGCAAAGATAATGTTCGATGAGGTTGACCCAAGGGTTGAACCCCTCAGCCCAGATAACGTGCTAGTGTTCATGACTGGACCATTAACTGGTACAATGGTTCAATGCAGTGGCCGTTACGTAGTGGCGGCTAAGTCACCATTAACCATGGCTTGGGGTGAGGCACATGCCTCAGGCTTCTGGGGTGTTGAGCTTAAGAAGGCCGGCTTCGATGGTATTATAATTAAAGGTAGGTCAAGTAACCCAGTTTACTTATACATACATGATGGGGAAGCTGAAGTCCGTGACGCATCCAAGTACTGGGGATTAACAACAGTTGAAACAGACCTTAGCCTAAAGAATGATTTAGGGGATAAGGCGATACGCGTGGCTGCAATAGGGCCGGCTGGTGAGAAACTTGTTAGATATGCCATAATAGCCTCAGACATAACTCCAGATGGACCCAGGGTAGCTGGTAGAACAGGGATGGGGGCTGTCATGGGTTCAAAGAACCTTAAGGCCATTGTAGTTAAGGGTAATGGGCAAATTAAGGTTAAGGAACCTGAGAAGCTTAGGAGCAACATTAATAGGCTACTACCCTACATATTATCCTACCCAACGACACAATTATACTCAATATACGGTACCGCGGGTGAGGTTGAGGAGTTCTACGAGTACGGTGACATGCCCATAAAGAACTTCACAGTGGGTAAGTGGGATGGTATACTTAATATAAGTGGTAGGGCTTTTAGGGAGAAGGATATTGTGAAAGCTCATAGGGCCTGTTGGGCATGCCCAATACACTGCTGGAAGTACGTTGAGGTGAATAATGTTAAAGGCAGGGGTCCTGAATATGAAACTATTGCCTCACTGGGCTCAATGCTAATGATAGATGACCCCTACTACATAGTTAAGGCAAATGACCTATGCAATAAGTATGGCATAGATACAATATCCACAGGAGGCACCATAGCGTGGGCAATTGAGAGCTTTGAGAAGGGGTTATTGACTAAGGAGGATACAGATGGGTTGGAGCTTAAGTGGGGTGATAAGGAAACAGTACTTAAACTCATAGAGCTCATAGGGAAGCGGGAGGGCTTCGGTAAACTACTTGGGGAGGGATGCCGCATGGCTTCAAGAAGCATAGGTAGGGGCACTGAGAAGTACTGCATGCATGTTAAGGGCACTGAAATGCCTATGCATGATCCAAGGGCTTTCAAGGGCATGGGGCTTCAATACGCAACATCAAATAGGGGTGCTGATCACCTTCAGGGTTTAACCTTCAGGATTGAGCAGGGTGAGAGAGTAACTGACTTGAAGATTTACGAGAGGTATGATAGGGTTTCCTACATCGGTAAAGGCCGTGTGGTTGCCACAATGGAGACTTGGCACGAGGTTCTTGAATCACTAGTAATATGCAAATTCATAAGTATACCACCATTACACCTAGCTGGAATGTATACGCTGGTGACGGGAAGGAAGAAGACTCTGCAGGATCTTTTAACGGCGGGTAAGCGTATTTTCACTTTGAAGAGAATGTTCAATGTCATAAACGGCATAAGTAGGAAGGATGACACTTTACCTGAAAGGTTCCTAAAGGAGCCGTTAGGTGAAGGTGGGGCTAAGGGGCAGGTTGTTGAACTTGAACCCATGCTTAACGAGTACTATAATTACATGGGCTGGGATGAGAATGGTATACCAACTAGGGAGACTCTTAAGGAATTGGGAATACTGCCAATAGTGGAGAGATTCATGAATAATAAGTGA
- a CDS encoding winged helix-turn-helix domain-containing protein, with protein sequence MNEIDYSIVNRRIVRRRTRRNRDRVTIIMQILEYLAGRCSKPSKVSVELNLTYDRLMQLLKSLENLGLIKSSTHGYCITQSGLTLLEGYRRFMNTLKALNIIV encoded by the coding sequence ATGAATGAAATCGATTACTCAATAGTGAATAGACGCATTGTTAGGCGTAGGACTCGTAGGAATAGGGATAGGGTAACAATTATAATGCAGATACTAGAGTACTTAGCAGGTAGATGCAGTAAACCCAGTAAAGTATCCGTTGAATTGAATTTAACCTATGATAGGCTTATGCAGCTTCTAAAAAGTCTTGAGAATCTTGGGTTAATTAAAAGTAGTACGCATGGTTACTGCATTACCCAAAGCGGCTTAACACTATTAGAGGGTTATAGAAGATTCATGAATACTCTTAAGGCCTTAAACATAATAGTCTAG
- a CDS encoding phosphoenolpyruvate carboxykinase (GTP) encodes MSASGRGLSDLRSIIGDESYNRLMAIRNSRLHSFLAWVISVCEPASVFVSTGSPEDNDYIRRKAIESGEEIPLRLKGHTIHFDSPLDQARARDDTAILLPNNQKLPFIRTKDRDEGIKEMLTLLKGIMRGREMLVGFYSLGPKASPFSILAVQVTDSYYVMHSENILYRQAYDEFIRQGEEARFLKFIHSQGELNEMKQSKNIKQRRIFIDLTDETVYSVNTQYGGNSIGLKKLALRLTIKRAMEEGWLSEHMFLIGVNGPGGRVTYFTGAFPSMSGKTSTAMLGRLIGDDLAYLRIINGEVRAVNPEAGVFGIIEGINPVDDPLIYEVLSKPGELIFSNVLMLENGDVYWNGKGEPEPSSGINYTGKWWRGKVDDKGNPIPPSHPNARFTVSLKAFSNLDPAYDDPKGVVVKGIIFGGRDSDTLVPLLESFNWEHGVVTIAASLESERTAAVIGKAGEREFNPMANLDFLSVDLGVYISNYLRFGKEASNPPKIFGVNYFLRDEQGRFLNSKEDKKVWLAWMERRVHGELDVVETPIGLIPRYNDLKGLFREVLGKEYSLENYEKQFAVRVSKLIEKIDRIMKIYSEIPTTPKILFNILSEQRQRLLEAEGKYGNVISPSVFEKN; translated from the coding sequence ATGAGCGCCTCAGGTCGTGGTCTAAGTGACTTACGTAGCATTATAGGTGATGAGTCGTATAATCGATTAATGGCGATAAGGAATAGTAGGCTTCACTCCTTCCTGGCTTGGGTCATTAGCGTGTGTGAACCAGCATCAGTGTTCGTATCCACTGGTAGCCCTGAGGATAATGATTACATTAGGAGGAAAGCCATTGAGAGCGGGGAGGAAATCCCCCTGAGACTGAAGGGGCATACTATTCACTTTGATAGTCCACTTGATCAAGCTAGGGCTAGGGATGATACTGCAATACTACTGCCTAATAATCAGAAGCTCCCCTTCATAAGGACTAAGGATAGAGATGAGGGTATTAAGGAAATGTTAACGCTGCTTAAGGGTATAATGAGGGGTAGGGAGATGCTTGTTGGTTTTTACTCACTTGGCCCTAAGGCATCACCCTTCAGTATACTTGCCGTTCAAGTAACCGACTCCTACTATGTCATGCATAGTGAGAATATTCTATATAGGCAAGCTTACGATGAATTCATTAGACAGGGAGAGGAGGCACGTTTCTTAAAGTTCATTCATTCTCAGGGGGAGTTAAATGAAATGAAGCAGAGTAAGAACATTAAGCAGAGGAGGATATTCATTGATTTAACCGATGAGACGGTGTACAGTGTAAACACTCAGTATGGTGGTAATAGCATTGGTTTAAAGAAACTTGCCCTCAGGTTAACAATCAAGAGGGCGATGGAGGAGGGTTGGCTAAGTGAACACATGTTTCTAATAGGTGTAAATGGGCCGGGAGGCAGGGTTACTTACTTCACTGGTGCATTTCCCTCGATGTCAGGTAAGACTTCAACAGCCATGTTAGGTAGATTAATTGGGGATGATTTAGCTTACTTAAGAATCATTAATGGGGAAGTTAGGGCAGTTAACCCTGAGGCTGGGGTATTCGGTATTATAGAGGGGATTAACCCAGTGGATGACCCATTAATCTACGAGGTGCTGAGTAAGCCGGGTGAATTAATATTCTCAAATGTCCTAATGCTTGAGAATGGTGACGTCTACTGGAATGGCAAGGGGGAACCTGAACCCAGTAGTGGAATTAATTACACTGGTAAGTGGTGGAGGGGTAAGGTTGATGATAAGGGTAACCCAATACCACCATCCCACCCAAACGCAAGATTCACAGTATCACTTAAGGCATTCAGTAACCTAGACCCAGCCTACGATGACCCAAAGGGTGTAGTGGTTAAGGGCATTATATTCGGTGGCAGGGATTCAGACACCTTAGTGCCTCTTCTCGAGTCCTTTAATTGGGAGCATGGAGTCGTAACCATAGCCGCATCCCTTGAGTCCGAGAGGACTGCTGCAGTTATTGGTAAGGCTGGGGAAAGGGAGTTTAACCCCATGGCTAACCTAGACTTCCTATCCGTTGACCTAGGCGTGTACATCAGTAATTACCTAAGGTTCGGTAAGGAGGCGTCTAATCCACCTAAGATCTTTGGGGTTAATTACTTCCTGAGGGATGAGCAGGGTAGGTTCCTGAATAGTAAGGAGGATAAGAAAGTATGGTTAGCTTGGATGGAGAGGAGGGTACACGGTGAGTTAGACGTGGTGGAGACACCCATAGGCCTAATACCAAGGTACAATGACTTAAAGGGATTATTCAGGGAGGTTTTAGGCAAGGAGTATAGCCTTGAGAATTATGAGAAGCAATTCGCAGTTAGGGTCAGTAAGCTTATTGAGAAGATTGATAGGATAATGAAGATATATTCAGAGATACCTACTACGCCTAAGATACTGTTTAATATACTTAGTGAACAAAGACAGAGGCTGCTGGAGGCTGAAGGTAAATATGGGAATGTGATTTCACCAAGCGTCTTTGAGAAGAACTAG
- a CDS encoding helix-turn-helix domain-containing protein codes for MNDEVKLGETTLRVYLLLIREGKAMSIREVQRALDLSSPGQAYHHLERLRELGLVTKDTDGYRAVRKNGVIEGVIIVRSIMLPRTAFYLGFSAALTVIYLISLLLGLIKLDLITMVAILALLTFSIIEFTDQWIKLRRLLKLK; via the coding sequence GTGAACGATGAGGTTAAGTTAGGTGAAACAACATTAAGGGTTTACCTACTCCTAATTAGGGAGGGTAAGGCCATGAGCATTAGAGAAGTTCAGAGGGCCCTGGATTTATCAAGTCCTGGCCAAGCATACCACCACCTTGAAAGACTAAGGGAACTTGGGTTAGTGACTAAGGACACCGATGGATATAGGGCGGTTAGGAAAAATGGGGTAATTGAAGGCGTGATAATAGTTAGATCCATTATGCTGCCTAGAACTGCATTTTACCTAGGCTTCTCAGCAGCATTAACAGTAATATATCTGATTAGCCTACTACTGGGTTTAATTAAACTAGATTTAATAACCATGGTAGCTATCCTTGCATTATTAACCTTCTCCATAATTGAATTCACTGATCAATGGATTAAACTAAGAAGGCTGCTAAAATTAAAATAA
- the spt4 gene encoding transcription elongation factor subunit Spt4 — translation MSRATRSRTRRRPLSGFKACRKCKLIVPDEVNQCPNCGGIEFSEEWRGLIIILNPEESCIAKELNITKPGMYAVEVT, via the coding sequence ATGAGTAGGGCTACTAGGAGCAGGACTAGGAGGAGGCCATTATCTGGATTTAAGGCATGCAGGAAGTGTAAGCTAATAGTTCCTGATGAGGTTAATCAATGCCCCAACTGCGGTGGCATTGAATTCAGTGAGGAGTGGAGGGGATTAATAATCATACTTAACCCTGAGGAATCATGCATAGCCAAGGAGTTAAATATAACTAAGCCAGGCATGTACGCTGTTGAAGTGACTTAA
- a CDS encoding class II aldolase/adducin family protein, which translates to MSTGEEGPSLISEDEIKNEITRVMKALYERGLVSALGGNVSARVPGASEFWITPSGVFKGAVNVDDLVKVDLDGNVVEGVLRPSTETPFHAAIYKVRPDVNAVIHAHNPVTLGLALAGVNLKPISVEAIMTLRKVEVVPFAFPGTDQLAKLVADAALKGARAIILMNHGVVGMGANLLEAEAVVETLEEVATAQFVAMVLGKEPPVIPEKDVELYMKLYFQG; encoded by the coding sequence ATGTCAACAGGGGAAGAGGGACCTAGCCTCATTAGTGAGGATGAGATTAAGAATGAGATTACGCGTGTAATGAAGGCACTGTATGAGAGAGGATTAGTGTCTGCGCTTGGGGGTAATGTTAGTGCCAGGGTACCTGGAGCCAGTGAATTTTGGATAACACCCAGTGGTGTCTTTAAGGGTGCTGTTAATGTTGATGACTTAGTTAAGGTTGATTTAGATGGTAATGTGGTTGAGGGCGTGCTTAGGCCATCAACAGAGACTCCATTTCACGCAGCCATATATAAAGTTAGGCCGGATGTTAACGCAGTGATTCATGCACATAACCCAGTAACATTAGGGTTAGCGTTGGCTGGTGTTAACTTGAAGCCAATATCCGTTGAGGCTATTATGACCCTGAGGAAGGTTGAGGTCGTTCCCTTTGCCTTCCCTGGGACTGACCAATTAGCTAAGCTTGTTGCTGATGCTGCGCTTAAGGGTGCGCGTGCAATAATACTGATGAATCATGGGGTAGTGGGTATGGGGGCTAATTTACTTGAGGCTGAGGCTGTGGTGGAGACCCTTGAGGAGGTTGCCACTGCGCAGTTTGTGGCCATGGTGTTAGGTAAGGAACCACCAGTTATACCTGAGAAGGATGTGGAGCTCTACATGAAGTTGTACTTCCAGGGTTAG
- a CDS encoding MFS transporter, whose product MKSTHYPSRAAYTVVSALGYMLDGYDLSVISVFTFSLLKFGFFKYNSLELGFVSGAALLGAMFGALIFGHFSDRLGRRYLYTFDLLFFVVFAALSAFSTNIIQMIIYRFFVGWGVGADYALSPVYATEMYPTNKRGMGYGWVWTFWSVGAFIAFILGYVFYLVDPVYGWRWALGIGAIIALATIIVRSLMPESSRWKVAVKQDTNAVEEARRLSQVTGMSDQDISKLVEVEAKKLAHVKPGSFLELFKGDYAKRTAIVWTQWILYDIGSYGFGLYAPSIISMLGFKGASSMLLSALLYIPGALGALGAAFLNDRWGRRILQLLGFGFSTLGMVLVALGALIGGLMAMVIGVIGLVLWYGFGNLGPGNTMGLYAIELFPTKLRSTSMGSATAITRFVSFLSAFEFPYIALVFGKLSFFEFLAAITFVAFIFTIFFTPETKGISLEDIATAKYKGPGLHPRLEVE is encoded by the coding sequence GTGAAGTCTACTCATTATCCCAGTAGAGCAGCATATACCGTGGTCTCTGCCTTGGGGTATATGTTGGATGGATATGACCTAAGCGTTATCAGCGTTTTCACTTTCTCCTTACTCAAGTTTGGGTTCTTCAAGTATAATAGTCTAGAGCTGGGCTTTGTTAGTGGTGCGGCATTGCTAGGGGCAATGTTCGGTGCATTGATTTTTGGCCACTTCTCCGATAGACTCGGTAGGAGGTATCTATATACCTTTGATCTCTTATTCTTCGTAGTATTTGCAGCGCTCAGCGCCTTCTCCACTAACATTATTCAAATGATAATATACAGGTTCTTTGTGGGTTGGGGTGTAGGGGCTGATTACGCCCTGAGCCCAGTTTACGCAACTGAAATGTATCCAACTAACAAGAGAGGAATGGGTTATGGTTGGGTGTGGACGTTCTGGAGCGTGGGTGCCTTCATAGCATTCATATTAGGCTATGTGTTTTACTTAGTTGATCCAGTATACGGATGGAGGTGGGCCTTGGGCATAGGTGCAATAATAGCGCTGGCCACGATAATAGTGAGGTCACTTATGCCGGAGTCTAGCCGTTGGAAGGTGGCAGTTAAGCAGGATACGAATGCCGTGGAAGAGGCCCGTCGGTTATCTCAAGTCACCGGTATGAGTGATCAAGACATAAGTAAGCTAGTGGAGGTTGAAGCTAAGAAGCTAGCTCATGTGAAGCCAGGTTCGTTTTTGGAATTATTTAAGGGTGATTACGCGAAGAGGACGGCAATTGTCTGGACTCAATGGATACTATATGACATTGGGTCGTATGGTTTTGGCCTGTATGCCCCATCCATAATATCGATGCTTGGCTTCAAGGGCGCATCCTCCATGTTATTATCAGCACTACTCTACATACCGGGGGCCCTGGGTGCACTGGGTGCTGCATTCCTCAATGATAGGTGGGGGAGAAGGATTCTTCAATTACTTGGTTTTGGTTTCTCCACGCTTGGAATGGTATTAGTAGCCTTAGGGGCATTAATAGGTGGGCTTATGGCCATGGTTATTGGTGTCATTGGATTAGTGTTGTGGTATGGCTTCGGTAATTTGGGTCCGGGAAACACCATGGGTCTGTATGCTATAGAGCTTTTCCCAACTAAGCTTAGGTCAACATCGATGGGTAGTGCCACGGCCATAACCAGATTCGTATCGTTCTTGAGTGCCTTCGAGTTCCCATACATAGCCCTAGTCTTCGGTAAATTATCATTCTTCGAGTTCCTGGCAGCGATTACCTTCGTGGCCTTCATATTTACAATTTTCTTCACACCGGAGACTAAGGGAATATCGCTGGAAGACATAGCCACAGCCAAGTACAAGGGCCCTGGACTACATCCCAGACTAGAGGTGGAGTAG
- a CDS encoding sugar phosphate isomerase/epimerase family protein, with translation MSMSISRLKSTYSGFIEGKTVDQFFSEYNVKFAAGTWTAGDFSDRFNRSGYFPNLPRGLVDQLRRVRESGIEGVVPIDAQFLDDNLKVKEDLINEVKATASELGLKIAGLGMDISGFHVFKLGSLTNPDPKVRELALSTLTQSLEIARMLGLDSVSLWLGPDGWDYSLESNYGKKIKELYEGLLTLGKEAHRLGIRSFGLEAKPKEPREGNLIIPTSHVSIMLANRLNNDLGVKLFGITIDYGHELMYAVEPAYTVYLAKEQGVSVATVHINTAKWHSNDEDRVVGTGDAWHFVDFLYALLDTGYSGWFTLDQFTYRLNPVDGLRLSKELFANLYKKALALYLSRDEFENIRSTGDQAKILDYVKRIMYGL, from the coding sequence ATGAGCATGAGTATAAGTAGGTTAAAGTCAACCTACTCAGGTTTCATAGAGGGTAAGACTGTTGATCAATTTTTCAGTGAGTATAATGTTAAGTTCGCTGCAGGTACATGGACTGCTGGGGATTTCTCAGATAGATTCAATAGAAGTGGTTACTTCCCGAATCTACCAAGAGGGTTAGTGGATCAGTTAAGGAGGGTGAGGGAGTCTGGGATTGAGGGTGTCGTGCCAATAGATGCTCAATTCCTTGACGATAATCTTAAGGTTAAGGAGGACTTGATAAATGAAGTTAAGGCAACTGCAAGTGAATTAGGCCTTAAGATAGCTGGGTTAGGTATGGATATTTCAGGTTTCCACGTGTTTAAACTAGGTTCATTAACTAACCCTGACCCTAAGGTGAGGGAACTGGCCTTAAGCACCCTTACCCAGAGCCTTGAAATAGCCCGTATGCTTGGCCTGGATTCAGTATCACTTTGGCTTGGTCCAGATGGCTGGGATTACAGTCTTGAGTCTAATTACGGTAAGAAGATTAAGGAACTTTACGAGGGGTTACTTACCCTAGGTAAGGAGGCGCATAGGTTGGGCATTAGGTCTTTTGGACTTGAGGCTAAGCCCAAGGAGCCTAGGGAGGGTAATTTAATCATACCCACATCCCATGTTTCAATAATGCTCGCTAACAGGCTAAATAATGATTTAGGTGTAAAACTGTTTGGAATAACCATAGACTATGGTCATGAATTAATGTACGCCGTTGAACCAGCCTACACAGTCTACTTAGCTAAGGAGCAGGGAGTCTCAGTGGCCACGGTGCATATTAATACAGCTAAGTGGCATAGTAATGATGAGGACAGGGTTGTTGGAACTGGGGACGCATGGCACTTCGTAGACTTCCTATACGCACTACTGGACACTGGTTACTCAGGCTGGTTTACCCTGGATCAATTCACTTATAGGCTTAATCCAGTGGATGGGTTAAGGTTATCTAAGGAATTATTCGCTAACCTGTATAAGAAGGCTCTGGCACTATACTTATCTAGGGATGAGTTTGAGAACATTAGGTCCACGGGTGATCAAGCTAAGATACTTGACTACGTTAAGAGGATAATGTACGGCTTATGA